One window of Camelus dromedarius isolate mCamDro1 chromosome 18, mCamDro1.pat, whole genome shotgun sequence genomic DNA carries:
- the MYH7B gene encoding myosin-7B isoform X1 has product MMDVSELGESARYLRQGYHQELMKVHTVLWDGKKRVWVPDEQDAYVEAEVKSEATGGRVNVETKDQKVLTVREAELQPMNPPRFDLLEDMAMMTHLNEASVLHNLRQRYARWMIYTYSGLFCVTINPYKWLPVYTASVVAAYKGKRRSEAPPHIYAVADNAYNDMLRNRENQSMLITGESGAGKTVNTKRVIQYFAIVAALGDGPGKKAQFLATKTGGTLEDQIIEANPAMEAFGNAKTLRNDNSSRFGKFIRIHFGPSGKLASADIDSYLLEKSRVIFQLPGERGYHVYYQILSGKKPELQDMLLLSMNPYDYHFCSQGVITVDNMDDGVELMATDHAMDILGFSVDEKCACYKIVGALLHFGNMKFKQKQREEQAEADGTESADKAAYLMGVSSGDLLKGLLHPRVRVGNEYVTKGQSVEQVVFAVGALAKATYDRLFRWLVSRINQTLDTKLPRQFFIGVLDIAGFEIFEFNSFEQLCINFTNEKLQQFFNQHMFVLEQEEYKREGIDWVFIDFGLDLQPCIDLIEKPLGILSILEEECMFPKASDASFRAKLYDNHAGKSPNFQQPRPDKKRKYQAHFEVVHYAGVVPYSIVGWLEKNKDPLNETVVPIFQKSQNKLLATLYENYAGSCSTEPPKSGVKEKRKKAASFQTVSQLHKENLNKLMTNLRATQPHFVRCIVPNENKTPGVMDAFLVLHQLRCNGVLEGIRICRQGFPNRLLYTDFRQRYRILNPSAIPDDTFMDSRKATEKLLSSLDIDHTQYQFGHTKVFFKAGLLGILEDLRDQRLAKVLTLLQARSRGRLMRLEYQRLLGGRDALFTIQWNIRAFNAVKNWSWMKLFFKMKPLLRSAQAEEELAALRAELRGLRGVLAAAEAKRQELEETHVSVTQEKNDLALQLQAEQDNLADAEERCHLLIKSKVQLEAKVKELSERLEDEEEVNADLAARRRKLEDECTELKKDIDDLELTLAKAEKEKQATENKVKNLTEEMAALDESVARLTKEKKALQEAHQQALGDLQAEEDRVSALAKAKLRLEQQVEDLECSLEQEKKLRMDTERARRKLEGDLKLTQESVTDAAQDKQQLEEKLKKKDSELSQLNLRVEDEQLLGAQLQKKIKELQARAEELEEELEAERAARARVEKQRAEAARELEELSERLEEAGGASAGQREGCRKREAELGRLRRELEEAALRHEATVAALRRKQAESAAELGEQVDSLQRVRQKLEKEKSDLRMEVDDLGASVETLARGKASAEKLCRAYEDQLSEAKIKVEELQRQLVDASTQRGRLQTESGELSRLLEEKESLISQLSRGKALATQSLEELRRQLEEESKAKSALAHAVQALRHDCDLLREQHEEEAEAQAELQRLLSKANAEVAQWRSKYEADAIQRTEELEEAKKKLALRLQEAEEGVEAAHAKCSSLEKAKLRLQTESEDVTLELERATSAAAALDKKQRHLERALEERRRQEEEMQRELEAAQREARGLGTELFRLRHSHEEALEALETLRRENKNLQEEISDLTDQVSLSGKSIQELEKAKKALEGEKSELQAALEEAEGTLELEETKTLRIQLELSQVKAEVDRKLAEKDEECTNLRRNHQRAVESLQASLDAETRARNEALRLKKKMEGDLNDLELQLGHATRQATEAQAATRLLQAQLKEEQAGRDEEQRLAAELREQAQALERRAALLAAELEELRATLEQGERSRRLAEQELLEATERLNLLHSQNTGLLNQKKKLEVDLAQLSGEVEEAAQERREAEEKAKKAITDAAMMAEELKKEQDTSAHLERMKKTLEQTVRELQARLEEAEQAALRGGKKQVQKLEAKVRELEAELDAEQKKHTEALKGVRKHERRVKELAYQAEEDRKNLARMQDLVDKLQSKVKSYKRQFEEAEQQASTNLAKYRKAQHELDDAEERADIAETQANKLRARTRDALGPKHKE; this is encoded by the exons ATGATGGATGTGAGTGAACTCGGGGAGTCTGCCCGCTACCTCCGCCAGGGCTACCACCAGGAGCTGATGAAGGTGCACACTGTCCTATGGGATG GGAAGAAGCGGGTCTGGGTACCTGATGAACAGGATGCTTACGTGGAGGCTGAGGTCAAGTCGGAGGCTACTGGGGGCAGAGTCAACGTGGAGACCAAAGACCAGAAG GTACTGACGGTGCGCGAAGCAGAGCTGCAGCCCATGAACCCGCCCCGTTTCGACTTGCTGGAGGACATGGCCATGATGACGCACCTCAACGAGGCATCTGTACTGCACAACCTGCGCCAGCGTTATGCTCGCTGGATGATCTAC ACATACTCGGGCCTCTTCTGTGTCACCATCAACCCCTACAAATGGCTCCCAGTCTATACAGCCTCCGTGGTGGCAGCTTACAAGGGAAAGCGCCGCTCAGAGGCCCCGCCCCACATATACGCGGTGGCAGACAACGCCTACAATGACATGCTGCGCA aCCGGGAAAACCAGTCCATGCTGATCAC CGGAGAGTCGGGGGCCGGTAAGACGGTTAACACCAAGCGGGTCATTCAGTACTTTGCCATCGTCGCTGCCCTGGGAGACGGGCCGGGAAAGAAGGCC CAATTTCTGGCCACGAAGACAGGA GGCACCCTCGAGGATCAGATCATTGAGGCTAACCCTGCCATGGAGGCTTTTGGCAACGCCAAGACCCTGCGGAACGACAACTCGTCCCGCTTT GGCAAGTTCATCCGCATTCACTTTGGTCCCTCTGGGAAGTTGGCATCTGCGGATATTGACAGCT ATCTCCTAGAGAAGTCGCGGGTGATCTTCCAGCTGCCCGGTGAGCGTGGCTACCACGTCTACTACCAGATCCTCTCGGGGAAGAAGCCAGAGCTACAGG ACATGCTGCTTCTGTCCATGAACCCCTACGACTACCACTTCTGCAGCCAGGGCGTCATCACCGTGGACAACATGGATGACGGGGTGGAGCTCATGGCCACTGAC CATGCCATGGACATCCTGGGCTTCAGCGTGGATGAAAAGTGTGCCTGCTATAAGATTGTGGGTGCCCTCCTGCACTTCGGCAACATGAAGTTCAAGCAGAAGCAGCGGGAAGAGCAGGCTGAGGCTGACGGCACTGAGA GTGCTGACAAAGCTGCCTACCTGATGGGGGTCAGCAGTGGGGACCTCCTCAAAGGCCTTCTGCACCCCCGGGTGCGTGTGGGGAATGAGTATGTGACCAAGGGCCAGAGCGTGGAGCAG GTGGTGTTTGCTGTGGGGGCTCTGGCCAAGGCCACCTATGACCGGCTCTTCCGGTGGCTGGTGTCACGCATCAACCAGACGCTGGACACCAAGCTGCCCCGTCAGTTCTTCATTGGTGTCCTGGACATCGCTGGTTTTGAGATCTTTGAG TTTAACAGCTTTGAACAGCTGTGTATCAACTTCACCAACGAGAAGCTGCAGCAGTTCTTCAACCAGCACATGTTTGTGCTGGAGCAGGAGGAGTACAAGCGGGAGGGCATCGACTGGGTCTTCATCGACTTCGGCCTGGACCTACAGCCCTGCATTGACCTGATTGAGAAG CCGCTGGGCATCCTGTCCATCCTGGAGGAGGAGTGCATGTTCCCCAAAGCCTCAGATGCCAGCTTCCGGGCCAAGCTCTATGATAACCACGCGGGGAAGTCGCCCAACTTCCAGCAGCCACGGCCTGACAAGAAGCGTAAATACCAGGCCCACTTTGAGGTGGTCCACTATGCAGGCGTG GTGCCTTACAGCATCGTGGGCtggctggagaaaaacaaagatccACTAAATGAGACGGTGGTCCCCATCTTCCAGAAGTCACAGAACAAGCTCTTGGCTACTCTCTACGAGAACTATGCCGGCTCCTGCTCTA CTGAGCCCCCCAAGTCTGGGGTGAAAGAGAAGCGTAAGAAGGCAGCGTCATTCCAGACGGTGTCCCAGCTGCACAAG gagaaCCTCAACAAGCTGATGACCAATCTGCGGGCCACACAGCCCCACTTTGTCCGTTGCATTGTCCCCAATGAGAACAAGACACCAG GGGTCATGGATGCCTTCTTGGTGCTACACCAGCTGCGCTGCAATGGGGTTCTGGAGGGGATTCGGATCTGCCGTCAAGGATTCCCCAACAGGCTGCTTTACACTGACTTCCGGCAGCG GTACCGCATCCTGAACCCCAGTGCCATCCCGGATGACACCTTCATGGACAGCAGGAAGGCCACAGAGAAGCTGCTGAGCTCTCTGGACATCGACCACACCCAGTACCAGTTTGGCCACACTAAG gtGTTCTTCAAGGCTGGGCTTCTAGGCATCTTGGAGGATCTTCGTGACCAGCGTCTGGCCAAGGTCCTGACGCTGCTGCAGGCACGGAGCCGGGGCCGCCTCATGCGCCTTGAGTACCAGCGCCTTCTTGGAGGCAG GGATGCCCTCTTCACCATCCAGTGGAACATCCGTGCCTTCAATGCCGTCAAGAATTGGTCATGGATGAAGCTCTTTTTCAAGATGAAGCCACTGCTGCGCTCGGCGCAGGCCGAGGAGGAGCTGGCGGCCCTGCGGGCAGAGCTGCGGGGGCTGCGAGGGGTGCTGGCCGCTGCTGAGGCCAAgcgccaggagctggaggagacgCACGTCAGTGTCACCCAGGAGAAGAATGACCTGGCCCTGCAGCTGCAGGCA GAGCAGGACAACCTGGCGGATGCCGAGGAGCGCTGCCACTTGCTAATCAAGTCCAAGGTGCAGCTCGAGGCGAAGGTGAAGGAGCTGAGCGAGCGGctggaggacgaggaggaggtgAATGCTGACCTGGCTGCCCGCCGGCGCAAGCTGGAGGATGAGTGCACGGAGCTCAAGAAGGACATCGATGACCTGGAGCTGACGCTGGCAAAGGCTGAGAAGGAGAAGCAAGCCACGGAGAATAAG GTGAAGAACCTGACAGAGGAGATGGCGGCGCTGGACGAGTCGGTGGCCCGACTGACCAAGGAGAAGAAGGCATTGCAGGAGGCCCACCAGCAGGCCCTGGGTGACCTGCAGGCTGAGGAGGATCGTGTGAGCGCACTGGCCAAGGCCAAGCTCCGGCTGGAGCAGCAGGTGGAAGAT CTGGAGTGCTCCCTAGAGCAAGAGAAGAAGCTGCGCATGGACACGGAGCGGGCCAGACGCAAGCTCGAGGGGGACCTGAAACTGACGCAGGAGTCGGTGACAGACGCTGCCCAGGAcaagcagcagctggaggagaaaCTCAAGAA AAAGGACTCTGAGCTGAGTCAGCTGAACCTGCGGGTGGAGGACGAGCAGCTCCTTGGAGCCCAGCTGCAGAAGAAGATCAAGGAGCTGCAG GCTCGGGCggaggagctggaagaggagCTAGAGGCGGAACGGGCGGCCCGGGCCCGCGTGGAGAAGCAGCGGGCTGAGGCAGCCCGGGAGTTGGAGGAGCTGAGTGAACGGCTGGAGGAGGCTGGCGGCGCGTCTGCGGGGCAGCGCGAGGGCTGCCGGAAGCGTGAGGCCGAGCTGGGACGGCTGCGGCGGGAACTGGAGGAGGCGGCCCTGCGGCATGAGGCCACGGTGGCTGCCCTGCGGCGCAAGCAGGCGGAGAGCGCGGCAGAGCTGGGCGAGCAGGTGGACAGCCTGCAGCGGGTGCGGCAGAAGctagaaaaagagaagagtgaTCTCCGCATGGAGGTGGATGACCTGGGGGCCAGTGTTGAAACTCTGGCTCGTGGCAAG GCCAGTGCAGAGAAGCTGTGCCGGGCTTATGAGGATCAGCTGAGTGAGGCCAAGATCAAGGTGGAGGAGCTGCAGCGGCAACTGGTAGATGCAAGCACCCAGCGTGGGCGGCTCCAAACTGAGAGTG GGGAGCTGAGTCGCCTGCTTGAGGAGAAGGAGTCTCTGATTAGCCAGCTGAGCCGTGGGAAGGCCTTGGCCACCCAGAGCCTGGAGGAGCTGCggaggcagctggaggaggagagcaAG GCCAAGAGTGCACTGGCCCATGCTGTGCAGGCCTTAAGGCATGACTGTGACCTCCTGCGGGAGCAGCATGAGGAGGAGGCCGAGGCTCAGGCTGAGCTGCAGCGGCTGCTGTCCAAGGCCAACGCCGAGGTGGCTCAGTGGAGGAGCAAGTATGAGGCAGATGCCATTCAGAGGACTGAGGAGCTGGAGGAAGCCAA AAAGAAGCTGGCGCTGCGgctgcaggaggcagaggagggagtaGAGGCTGCTCATGCCAAGTGCTCATCGCTGGAGAAGGCCAAGCTGCGGCTGCAGACAGAGTCGGAGGACGTGACCCTGGAACTGGAGCGGGCCACCTCGGCGGCAGCCGCGCTGGACAAGAAGCAGCGGCACTTGGAGCGGGCGTTGGAAGAGCGGCGGCGGCAGGAGGAGGAGATGCAGCGGGAGTTGGAGGCGGCGCAGAGGGAGGCCCGCGGCCTGGGCACTGAGCTCTTCCGGCTGCGGCACAGTCACGAGGAGGCTCTTGAGGCCCTGGAGACACTCAGGCGAGAGAACAAGAACCTGCAGG AGGAGATCAGTGACCTCACGGACCAGGTCAGCCTCAGCGGGAAGAGCATCCAGGAGCTGGAGAAAGCCAAGAAGGCGCTGGAAGGGGAGAAGAGCGAGCTCCAGGCTGCActggaggaggctgag GGGACCCTGGAGCTGGAGGAGACCAAGACTCTGCGGATCCAGCTGGAGCTTTCCCAGGTCAAGGCTGAAGTGGACCGGAAACTGGCAGAGAAAGACGAGGAGTGCACTAACCTGAG GCGCAACCACCAGCGGGCAGTAGAGTCCCTGCAGGCCTCCCTGGATGCAGAGACTCGGGCCCGCAACGAGGCACTGCGGCTCAAGAAGAAGATGGAGGGTGACCTTAACGACCTGGAGCTGCAGCTGGGCCATGCTACCCGCCAGGCCACGGAGGCACAGGCAGCCACGCGGCTGCTGCAGGCCCAACTCAAGGAGGAGCAGGCGGGGCGGGATGAGGAGCAGCGGCTGGCAGCTGAGCTCCGAGAGCAGGCACAGGCCCTGGAGCGGAGGGCCGCCCTGCTGGCTGCGGAGCTGGAAGAGCTGCGGGCTACCCTGGAGCAGGGCGAGCGCAGCCGGCGGCTGGCAGAAcaggagctgctggaggccaCTGAGCGCCTCAACCTCCTTCATTCACAG AACACAGGCCTCCTGAACCAGAAAAAGAAGTTAGAGGTGGATTTGGCCCAGCTGAGCGGGGAGGTAGAGGAGGCTGCCCAGGAAAGGCGGGAAGCCGAGGAGAAGGCCAAAAAGGCCATCACCGAC GCGGCCATGATGGCAGAGGAGCTGAAAAAGGAGCAGGACACGAGCGCACACTTGGAACGGATGAAGAAGACACTGGAACAGACCG
- the MYH7B gene encoding myosin-7B isoform X3, with amino-acid sequence MEAFGNAKTLRNDNSSRFGKFIRIHFGPSGKLASADIDSYLLEKSRVIFQLPGERGYHVYYQILSGKKPELQDMLLLSMNPYDYHFCSQGVITVDNMDDGVELMATDHAMDILGFSVDEKCACYKIVGALLHFGNMKFKQKQREEQAEADGTESADKAAYLMGVSSGDLLKGLLHPRVRVGNEYVTKGQSVEQVVFAVGALAKATYDRLFRWLVSRINQTLDTKLPRQFFIGVLDIAGFEIFEFNSFEQLCINFTNEKLQQFFNQHMFVLEQEEYKREGIDWVFIDFGLDLQPCIDLIEKPLGILSILEEECMFPKASDASFRAKLYDNHAGKSPNFQQPRPDKKRKYQAHFEVVHYAGVVPYSIVGWLEKNKDPLNETVVPIFQKSQNKLLATLYENYAGSCSTEPPKSGVKEKRKKAASFQTVSQLHKENLNKLMTNLRATQPHFVRCIVPNENKTPGVMDAFLVLHQLRCNGVLEGIRICRQGFPNRLLYTDFRQRYRILNPSAIPDDTFMDSRKATEKLLSSLDIDHTQYQFGHTKVFFKAGLLGILEDLRDQRLAKVLTLLQARSRGRLMRLEYQRLLGGRDALFTIQWNIRAFNAVKNWSWMKLFFKMKPLLRSAQAEEELAALRAELRGLRGVLAAAEAKRQELEETHVSVTQEKNDLALQLQAEQDNLADAEERCHLLIKSKVQLEAKVKELSERLEDEEEVNADLAARRRKLEDECTELKKDIDDLELTLAKAEKEKQATENKVKNLTEEMAALDESVARLTKEKKALQEAHQQALGDLQAEEDRVSALAKAKLRLEQQVEDLECSLEQEKKLRMDTERARRKLEGDLKLTQESVTDAAQDKQQLEEKLKKKDSELSQLNLRVEDEQLLGAQLQKKIKELQARAEELEEELEAERAARARVEKQRAEAARELEELSERLEEAGGASAGQREGCRKREAELGRLRRELEEAALRHEATVAALRRKQAESAAELGEQVDSLQRVRQKLEKEKSDLRMEVDDLGASVETLARGKASAEKLCRAYEDQLSEAKIKVEELQRQLVDASTQRGRLQTESGELSRLLEEKESLISQLSRGKALATQSLEELRRQLEEESKAKSALAHAVQALRHDCDLLREQHEEEAEAQAELQRLLSKANAEVAQWRSKYEADAIQRTEELEEAKKKLALRLQEAEEGVEAAHAKCSSLEKAKLRLQTESEDVTLELERATSAAAALDKKQRHLERALEERRRQEEEMQRELEAAQREARGLGTELFRLRHSHEEALEALETLRRENKNLQEEISDLTDQVSLSGKSIQELEKAKKALEGEKSELQAALEEAEGTLELEETKTLRIQLELSQVKAEVDRKLAEKDEECTNLRRNHQRAVESLQASLDAETRARNEALRLKKKMEGDLNDLELQLGHATRQATEAQAATRLLQAQLKEEQAGRDEEQRLAAELREQAQALERRAALLAAELEELRATLEQGERSRRLAEQELLEATERLNLLHSQNTGLLNQKKKLEVDLAQLSGEVEEAAQERREAEEKAKKAITDAAMMAEELKKEQDTSAHLERMKKTLEQTVRELQARLEEAEQAALRGGKKQVQKLEAKVRELEAELDAEQKKHTEALKGVRKHERRVKELAYQAEEDRKNLARMQDLVDKLQSKVKSYKRQFEEAEQQASTNLAKYRKAQHELDDAEERADIAETQANKLRARTRDALGPKHKE; translated from the exons ATGGAGGCTTTTGGCAACGCCAAGACCCTGCGGAACGACAACTCGTCCCGCTTT GGCAAGTTCATCCGCATTCACTTTGGTCCCTCTGGGAAGTTGGCATCTGCGGATATTGACAGCT ATCTCCTAGAGAAGTCGCGGGTGATCTTCCAGCTGCCCGGTGAGCGTGGCTACCACGTCTACTACCAGATCCTCTCGGGGAAGAAGCCAGAGCTACAGG ACATGCTGCTTCTGTCCATGAACCCCTACGACTACCACTTCTGCAGCCAGGGCGTCATCACCGTGGACAACATGGATGACGGGGTGGAGCTCATGGCCACTGAC CATGCCATGGACATCCTGGGCTTCAGCGTGGATGAAAAGTGTGCCTGCTATAAGATTGTGGGTGCCCTCCTGCACTTCGGCAACATGAAGTTCAAGCAGAAGCAGCGGGAAGAGCAGGCTGAGGCTGACGGCACTGAGA GTGCTGACAAAGCTGCCTACCTGATGGGGGTCAGCAGTGGGGACCTCCTCAAAGGCCTTCTGCACCCCCGGGTGCGTGTGGGGAATGAGTATGTGACCAAGGGCCAGAGCGTGGAGCAG GTGGTGTTTGCTGTGGGGGCTCTGGCCAAGGCCACCTATGACCGGCTCTTCCGGTGGCTGGTGTCACGCATCAACCAGACGCTGGACACCAAGCTGCCCCGTCAGTTCTTCATTGGTGTCCTGGACATCGCTGGTTTTGAGATCTTTGAG TTTAACAGCTTTGAACAGCTGTGTATCAACTTCACCAACGAGAAGCTGCAGCAGTTCTTCAACCAGCACATGTTTGTGCTGGAGCAGGAGGAGTACAAGCGGGAGGGCATCGACTGGGTCTTCATCGACTTCGGCCTGGACCTACAGCCCTGCATTGACCTGATTGAGAAG CCGCTGGGCATCCTGTCCATCCTGGAGGAGGAGTGCATGTTCCCCAAAGCCTCAGATGCCAGCTTCCGGGCCAAGCTCTATGATAACCACGCGGGGAAGTCGCCCAACTTCCAGCAGCCACGGCCTGACAAGAAGCGTAAATACCAGGCCCACTTTGAGGTGGTCCACTATGCAGGCGTG GTGCCTTACAGCATCGTGGGCtggctggagaaaaacaaagatccACTAAATGAGACGGTGGTCCCCATCTTCCAGAAGTCACAGAACAAGCTCTTGGCTACTCTCTACGAGAACTATGCCGGCTCCTGCTCTA CTGAGCCCCCCAAGTCTGGGGTGAAAGAGAAGCGTAAGAAGGCAGCGTCATTCCAGACGGTGTCCCAGCTGCACAAG gagaaCCTCAACAAGCTGATGACCAATCTGCGGGCCACACAGCCCCACTTTGTCCGTTGCATTGTCCCCAATGAGAACAAGACACCAG GGGTCATGGATGCCTTCTTGGTGCTACACCAGCTGCGCTGCAATGGGGTTCTGGAGGGGATTCGGATCTGCCGTCAAGGATTCCCCAACAGGCTGCTTTACACTGACTTCCGGCAGCG GTACCGCATCCTGAACCCCAGTGCCATCCCGGATGACACCTTCATGGACAGCAGGAAGGCCACAGAGAAGCTGCTGAGCTCTCTGGACATCGACCACACCCAGTACCAGTTTGGCCACACTAAG gtGTTCTTCAAGGCTGGGCTTCTAGGCATCTTGGAGGATCTTCGTGACCAGCGTCTGGCCAAGGTCCTGACGCTGCTGCAGGCACGGAGCCGGGGCCGCCTCATGCGCCTTGAGTACCAGCGCCTTCTTGGAGGCAG GGATGCCCTCTTCACCATCCAGTGGAACATCCGTGCCTTCAATGCCGTCAAGAATTGGTCATGGATGAAGCTCTTTTTCAAGATGAAGCCACTGCTGCGCTCGGCGCAGGCCGAGGAGGAGCTGGCGGCCCTGCGGGCAGAGCTGCGGGGGCTGCGAGGGGTGCTGGCCGCTGCTGAGGCCAAgcgccaggagctggaggagacgCACGTCAGTGTCACCCAGGAGAAGAATGACCTGGCCCTGCAGCTGCAGGCA GAGCAGGACAACCTGGCGGATGCCGAGGAGCGCTGCCACTTGCTAATCAAGTCCAAGGTGCAGCTCGAGGCGAAGGTGAAGGAGCTGAGCGAGCGGctggaggacgaggaggaggtgAATGCTGACCTGGCTGCCCGCCGGCGCAAGCTGGAGGATGAGTGCACGGAGCTCAAGAAGGACATCGATGACCTGGAGCTGACGCTGGCAAAGGCTGAGAAGGAGAAGCAAGCCACGGAGAATAAG GTGAAGAACCTGACAGAGGAGATGGCGGCGCTGGACGAGTCGGTGGCCCGACTGACCAAGGAGAAGAAGGCATTGCAGGAGGCCCACCAGCAGGCCCTGGGTGACCTGCAGGCTGAGGAGGATCGTGTGAGCGCACTGGCCAAGGCCAAGCTCCGGCTGGAGCAGCAGGTGGAAGAT CTGGAGTGCTCCCTAGAGCAAGAGAAGAAGCTGCGCATGGACACGGAGCGGGCCAGACGCAAGCTCGAGGGGGACCTGAAACTGACGCAGGAGTCGGTGACAGACGCTGCCCAGGAcaagcagcagctggaggagaaaCTCAAGAA AAAGGACTCTGAGCTGAGTCAGCTGAACCTGCGGGTGGAGGACGAGCAGCTCCTTGGAGCCCAGCTGCAGAAGAAGATCAAGGAGCTGCAG GCTCGGGCggaggagctggaagaggagCTAGAGGCGGAACGGGCGGCCCGGGCCCGCGTGGAGAAGCAGCGGGCTGAGGCAGCCCGGGAGTTGGAGGAGCTGAGTGAACGGCTGGAGGAGGCTGGCGGCGCGTCTGCGGGGCAGCGCGAGGGCTGCCGGAAGCGTGAGGCCGAGCTGGGACGGCTGCGGCGGGAACTGGAGGAGGCGGCCCTGCGGCATGAGGCCACGGTGGCTGCCCTGCGGCGCAAGCAGGCGGAGAGCGCGGCAGAGCTGGGCGAGCAGGTGGACAGCCTGCAGCGGGTGCGGCAGAAGctagaaaaagagaagagtgaTCTCCGCATGGAGGTGGATGACCTGGGGGCCAGTGTTGAAACTCTGGCTCGTGGCAAG GCCAGTGCAGAGAAGCTGTGCCGGGCTTATGAGGATCAGCTGAGTGAGGCCAAGATCAAGGTGGAGGAGCTGCAGCGGCAACTGGTAGATGCAAGCACCCAGCGTGGGCGGCTCCAAACTGAGAGTG GGGAGCTGAGTCGCCTGCTTGAGGAGAAGGAGTCTCTGATTAGCCAGCTGAGCCGTGGGAAGGCCTTGGCCACCCAGAGCCTGGAGGAGCTGCggaggcagctggaggaggagagcaAG GCCAAGAGTGCACTGGCCCATGCTGTGCAGGCCTTAAGGCATGACTGTGACCTCCTGCGGGAGCAGCATGAGGAGGAGGCCGAGGCTCAGGCTGAGCTGCAGCGGCTGCTGTCCAAGGCCAACGCCGAGGTGGCTCAGTGGAGGAGCAAGTATGAGGCAGATGCCATTCAGAGGACTGAGGAGCTGGAGGAAGCCAA AAAGAAGCTGGCGCTGCGgctgcaggaggcagaggagggagtaGAGGCTGCTCATGCCAAGTGCTCATCGCTGGAGAAGGCCAAGCTGCGGCTGCAGACAGAGTCGGAGGACGTGACCCTGGAACTGGAGCGGGCCACCTCGGCGGCAGCCGCGCTGGACAAGAAGCAGCGGCACTTGGAGCGGGCGTTGGAAGAGCGGCGGCGGCAGGAGGAGGAGATGCAGCGGGAGTTGGAGGCGGCGCAGAGGGAGGCCCGCGGCCTGGGCACTGAGCTCTTCCGGCTGCGGCACAGTCACGAGGAGGCTCTTGAGGCCCTGGAGACACTCAGGCGAGAGAACAAGAACCTGCAGG AGGAGATCAGTGACCTCACGGACCAGGTCAGCCTCAGCGGGAAGAGCATCCAGGAGCTGGAGAAAGCCAAGAAGGCGCTGGAAGGGGAGAAGAGCGAGCTCCAGGCTGCActggaggaggctgag GGGACCCTGGAGCTGGAGGAGACCAAGACTCTGCGGATCCAGCTGGAGCTTTCCCAGGTCAAGGCTGAAGTGGACCGGAAACTGGCAGAGAAAGACGAGGAGTGCACTAACCTGAG GCGCAACCACCAGCGGGCAGTAGAGTCCCTGCAGGCCTCCCTGGATGCAGAGACTCGGGCCCGCAACGAGGCACTGCGGCTCAAGAAGAAGATGGAGGGTGACCTTAACGACCTGGAGCTGCAGCTGGGCCATGCTACCCGCCAGGCCACGGAGGCACAGGCAGCCACGCGGCTGCTGCAGGCCCAACTCAAGGAGGAGCAGGCGGGGCGGGATGAGGAGCAGCGGCTGGCAGCTGAGCTCCGAGAGCAGGCACAGGCCCTGGAGCGGAGGGCCGCCCTGCTGGCTGCGGAGCTGGAAGAGCTGCGGGCTACCCTGGAGCAGGGCGAGCGCAGCCGGCGGCTGGCAGAAcaggagctgctggaggccaCTGAGCGCCTCAACCTCCTTCATTCACAG AACACAGGCCTCCTGAACCAGAAAAAGAAGTTAGAGGTGGATTTGGCCCAGCTGAGCGGGGAGGTAGAGGAGGCTGCCCAGGAAAGGCGGGAAGCCGAGGAGAAGGCCAAAAAGGCCATCACCGAC GCGGCCATGATGGCAGAGGAGCTGAAAAAGGAGCAGGACACGAGCGCACACTTGGAACGGATGAAGAAGACACTGGAACAGACCG